In Bacteroidota bacterium, one genomic interval encodes:
- a CDS encoding aminopeptidase P family protein yields MINRYLDNRFSFLLNYKRDNMLDCIILANPSNIRYFSDFVSSNACLLAIGDEIMIITDPRYRLELEEVDGRIVRKVVSDPQEILKNFFPHRPVAVGADSDLAASQIGRSLLRGKSRPVNISNAIDEFISIADDETLSRFEYANKVTKRIEQNIPDLLIPGMREFELRATISYFIHLSGCEEAFTPVVSFGENTAKIHTEPSDRQLEKDSPVLIDFGVKYKGVSTDITRSFWYGKNPTEEYKKVMKIVKKSVKIAEKLCKPGKDTSKAYIAAKEYLESKHDNPEECLPHSLGHGLGYEVHQTPRISSAKGTKFKTGQIITIEPGIYIPGKFGIRIENDWLITEDGPKLLTK; encoded by the coding sequence ATGATAAACAGATATCTCGACAACAGATTCTCTTTTCTGCTTAACTACAAGCGGGATAATATGCTCGATTGCATTATCCTCGCCAATCCTTCAAATATCCGCTACTTTTCCGATTTTGTTTCCAGCAATGCCTGCCTCCTTGCCATCGGTGACGAAATTATGATTATTACCGATCCGAGATACCGGCTTGAACTCGAAGAGGTGGATGGAAGAATAGTAAGAAAAGTTGTAAGTGATCCGCAGGAGATTCTTAAAAATTTCTTCCCCCACAGACCGGTGGCTGTCGGCGCGGACTCTGATCTTGCGGCTTCGCAAATCGGCAGGAGTCTGCTGCGAGGTAAATCCCGACCAGTCAACATTTCGAATGCCATAGACGAGTTTATTTCGATAGCGGATGATGAGACTTTGTCACGCTTTGAATATGCGAATAAAGTCACTAAAAGGATTGAGCAAAATATCCCTGATCTTTTAATCCCCGGAATGAGGGAGTTTGAGCTTCGGGCGACAATCAGTTACTTTATCCATCTTTCGGGATGTGAGGAGGCATTCACACCAGTTGTCTCTTTTGGTGAGAATACTGCCAAAATTCACACAGAACCATCGGACAGGCAACTTGAAAAGGATTCACCCGTTTTAATTGATTTCGGTGTGAAATACAAAGGTGTATCCACCGACATTACCCGCTCATTCTGGTATGGGAAAAACCCGACCGAAGAGTACAAAAAAGTAATGAAAATTGTTAAAAAATCGGTAAAAATTGCTGAAAAACTGTGCAAACCAGGGAAAGATACTTCCAAAGCTTATATCGCTGCAAAAGAGTATCTGGAATCAAAGCATGATAATCCGGAAGAATGTTTGCCACACTCTCTTGGACACGGACTCGGTTATGAGGTACATCAGACTCCAAGAATCTCTTCAGCGAAAGGGACTAAATTTAAGACCGGACA